One Salvia splendens isolate huo1 chromosome 1, SspV2, whole genome shotgun sequence genomic window, ATAATGAGAGTACTGGAATAAGGACTAAAAGAATCATCTTTATTGAGCTCAAGGAATAATTGCATTACAGTATTACACTTTACATGATTTCTTAAGCACCTTAAGTGTTTATTACTAATACAGGATCAATGTTGTATTGAACTCAAAATCGTTAGAGTAGGGACCAAACCTCCATGGGGGAGTAATTATTGATTAGTAAAGCAGAAAATTTAATACAGGGATAATAAAATTACAAGGAGAGAGTTAAAAAATTAGTTCCAAACCTCTCAAAGCATTCAGCTCAATAGGAAAAAAAGTATACAATTGGAAAAACAGAAAGGTAAACTGAGGAAAGATGAGTGATTACCTGTGCACTACACCTTGGTCATGCAGATATTTTAAACCATGAAGAATCTGTCTTGTATAAGAAGAGACTACCGAGTCTCGGAGGGTATATTTCTGGTAAAGGCTCAAAAGAGAGCCTTTGGTAACAAGCTCAAGAAATATATAGAGATGTGAGTCGTCCTACAAAATGAAGAAAAACAAAGAAGTATGAGATGCAATAACTTCTTCGCAATGTCAGAAAGAGGATATCAATATATATCCACAACAGTTTCCAAAAGAAATTTACATGAAGAAACAAGAAACTCACAAGTAAATGGaaaatttataaagaaaaaatggatataacTTGTGATGATTTCAATCTTCTTAAAATATTATTGGTGAATATAAATGAAACTTTTGGTATTTTGGTCTATGAGTTATAGAAAGATAATAGGTCACTTGGCAGCTCAACATGTGTCTGTGACTGTGCATGTGTACTTAAGATATGAGTAAGCAAAAAAGTAAAAGGGCATATGGATTCCATAGCAGTGCAAACAATACATCATGATTTAAATACTGAATAATCATGCTAACAGAAACTCGACAAAAGGCCAAGAGTACCTTCTCTGTGCCATAATACTGGACAATATTTTCATGCTCAAACTTCCTCAGAAGTGCAATTTCCTGGACAAACACAAAGATTGCAAAAAGATTTATAAGAAAAGATTCTACATATATAGAGACCATTTAATTATTACACTCAAGAACTACTTTGTTCAGGACCAATATCATTACAACGCAACTAGACCTGTTCAAGTTGAGCAACACGCTGCCTTCCTTCTCCCCCTTGATCGAGCAAAGATACTTCCTTAATAGCAAAAAAGAATCCATCACTGCAGCAAAGCATGTCAAGCAAAAGCATAAGCCACCTATAGTATGACCTCATGAATATTGCTACTAAAAGTCTACTGTTCAAAAAAGCCACTAACTCACTCTAAATAATGTCAGCCCAAAAGTATAAGATATACTATGCAATACACAGAACATATGGATTCATGCTCAGTGCCCAAGATGTATACCTAAATTTTGCAGTGAAAactataaaagaaaaatggaaCGGCAATTAGCACTTACTCGGCAATTCCCTCATACACAGATCCAAATGATCCACGACCTAAGAGGTCGCCCTTCTGCCAATTTGAAATAGCACGTCTACATCTCCCATTTGGTGAAACACTTGATACAGGGTCTGTTGTAGTGCTTGAGCAATCATCATCATTCGAGCTTGTGGTGAATGAACACGATGCTGAGAGAACAAAGTTCTCTTCCCTTGCCATTCTCCTTCTTTGATCCTCATGGTCCTCATCCTCAATCCTATCCTGACCACCTTGCTCATCCAAGGCTTGCAGTTGTCCACTGTCTGGGCCAAAATTTCGGAAGATATCCCAAGTGGAGCACTCTTGATCAACCACAGGTAATGACATAAATGGTGGTGGAGCCAGAAGGCCTAGAAATGGCGGCCTCACGCCCTTAATTCCACTTCCACGGAGTTCATTCGATCTACCACCCAAATCATCATTTGAAATGCCATCACTTACCCTCACATCATCCACCATTGTAATACCAATTACATTACCCCTATTTCTACATTCACGAATTCCCTCTGAATTCTTACTAATTACTTCACCACTAGGACCTGAACATCTAATTAAGTTTTCACTACCTCCAATTCCCCGATTTAACAAGCCAACAACCTCAACAGCTCCATCGCTAACCTCCTCGATTGCCAGGCTGAACCCGACAGGAGCAGAAGACGATCTCACTTTCATCACCTCATAGTCCTCAGGCGATATAGAGAAATCATCAATAGCCGAAAAACCTAGGTTTTTGCACATAATCTCGATCTCACCGTCGATACCTTGAACCCTGAAACTCTGCCTCCCGCCGTACAAATCGAGGGACCGCGTGCGCAGAGACTCATCCGACGCAGTGTAGTACGACGACGACGATGACGACGGAGGAGCTGAGGCGGACGAGAGCGAGTAATCGTATTTGATATTCTTCCTAGCGTTACGCCGCTCGAGCCTCGGCTTCGAACTGGCGGCGCGCCGGCTCGAGCTAGAGCTGTCCCCGGAGACGGAGTCCGAGTCACTTCTCCGGCGTTCGGAGCTATTATTAGCGAAAATTTTGGGCAGACGATGCATTGTGATCGCATGGAACAAAATCCATCAATCGGGATCAGTGCTGAAATTGCTTAATTAACTCTCGAATATTTCAGAATTTTTTGCTTGATTCAGATTGGACAGAAATAATATACGGAAATTTCACTCCTTTTAGCGGGCGAAATGGGTTGAAGACGACAGAGAAGCGATGATAGCTGAAAGATGTCTGGGAAAGGGAGAAAGAGGAGTCAGAGAGGGACGGGACAACGCGGTGCCAGGTTGGAATGGGAATTAACTTATTTAAGTTTTCCCAAACAATAGAGCACCCGCATCGGtgtctcgatgcggtctcgtctcGCCCCATCACGTCTCGTAGCCCGGGGGAGGGGTGGTTGGCAggttgtctcgccacgcgcgtcgGCCACATGGCCAGCAGCGGTGggggcgtgacgcccactctcCGGCTTAGCGAGTGAGCGTCGATTTTAggctattttaattttaatttttttactgaTTTTTTCGGCCGTTTTTTTACTGATTTTTTTGTCATTTAagtgtgcaatttttaatttctagtattttaaattatgtctttttttagattttaattatgtgttttttttatttttttagaattttaaattgtaattttcttttatttaatgaagtgtgtttttattaattgaatttattggaaataaaaattaaaaaaatgaaattgaataaatagttaatggatgagatgtTTAAGAGATGTGGGATGAATgtgatgtctcttagttaagagatgggataAAAAGTGCAGTGAGATCTATGAATAGTGAATGTATGAGATCAATGGTATTGAGATATGGATATGGGTGACCTAAAAATCTATTATTGGCTCACCTTACCCAATTAAGTCTTTTTTTAGCAAACTTTCCTTTAAAAGTACAAGAAAGCATTACCCATTTAATTAACACCAATTAATTACCTATTGTGGAACTGGTAAGTTCCAGAACATTCTACTTTatccaattaattaaaattattgaattCCTTTAGTTTAACACTATACTCATTTACGTGTAACCTTACGTTAAATCATCTTTAACCATTTAATTTAGTGTAAATATCACATTAAATAATactgaaagagaaaaaaatatatttatattaatgtgagagataatttttttcaaaaaatgaaatgtgacatcttttatgggacaaactaaaaagtaaagtgtgacatctattatgggacggagggaataatttttttcaattatatactctaaactcaaacttaaaagaatgtTTATATCtactaatattttttgtattcataaaatttaaaaaagtgatttgaatttgtttaaagtGAAAATCTAGAGCTATGTATATTTTactcaaaatttcaaataagaTTGGTTTTGAGCTAATTGTTTACTATGTTTTGGACGTTATTGACATTACTGATATATTTTTTCtatgtttataatttatttacataaatttgtgaataaaaaaatatgttataGTTATATAATTAAATCTAAACAAAAAGTTATGAATTTCAATAGGGCATTATTTAGATTCAATTAATGTTTGTTTACCTAAATATAgagttattaaaaataaaatatctatcCAGTGGATTCGTCTCCAAATAAGTCGGAGAACTTACATCCAACATACTAGGTGAATTTTCCAAAGGTATAATagattcaaattaaaatttaaacatAGGGAAAAGAGAAATATGAATAAGTTGTGCATTATATGGTATGCTGTAGGTACGAAGCTTCcaatatttatgatttttattgtATAAAAAAGTTGTGCAAAAAATTTGATGTCTAACAAAATGTGTATTATGGGTAGGTGTAGGCGTATTATAGTCTTCTAGATTTACATTTTGTTGGCCcgaaataaatttttaaataatcaaatatcCTGCTGCTGTACTTACGATAGTCCTCATTTACCTTAAATCCAGAATCGattaaaatttgttttgaaatgtaagaaaatattttataaataaatatttatagtaCATAACAAACAATCATTCGATTTACAAAGAAATAAGAAATTTTACGTCATAAcgtataatattaaaattataacgTATAAAACAATCATTAGATATGACGTTGGTCATCCGTGTAGCTGACGTAGATGTGAACATAGAGAAGAAAGTCACCACCCGAAATTTCATAGAGAAGAAAAGTTGATGTAAATGGGGAAGGATACCCTCCTATGTAAATGACTAAATGGGGAGGTGTAGAATTCCACTTACGTAAGCATAAGTCTTTCAATTAGTGCTCCATGTAACAGCATTAGCATAAGTTTATGTTCTTTCAATAGCCTTTCCGAAAATTGCTCTTCCCACGTCATCAGTCTTTCTAAGAGTGTCCAAAATAAGGGAGCCCCAGCGGCCCACCGGACTAGTTGGCGTGGACTCGGTAGTGCCCTCAGCGGGTTATTGCATGACCCGTTAGCCGCGGCGCCGCAggaatttttttccattttatttttgcttttttcCTTTAAATTAAACTCAttcctcattattttcacaccattccaacggTCTCTCTCTAATTTTTTCTTATTCCACTTTAGAAAAGTGGATAATATGTGGGGATGAAGCGTGGGATTATCTGGTTCAAGAGGTGCAATGGGAAGCCGACGAGGACGCGGCATGggaggcagcggcggcggtccctCGTCCGATTCACCATCGGCGGACAATCCGACAAGACCATGTCGGATCGCACCAGCGACTGATGGAAGATTACTTTGGCGATAACTCCCGTTATCCGCCAGAGATTTTCCGTCAGCATTTCATAATGTCGCAACGGCTTTTCACCCATATATCGACGACATTGGCGGGGCGGTacaggtgcttcaccctccgacGTGATTGCAGCGGTAGGATTGGTCTGTCGACTTTTCAGAAATACACCGCGacaattaggcagcttgcctatgccggcccgactgatatgttcgacgaatacctacaggtgggtgagacgactagcctagAGGTGTTGCGGCAGTTTTGTAAGGGGCATCCAGGAAATCTTCGGTCCGGAGTTTCAATGAAAGCAACCTTTGAGGACTGCCAGAGACTGCTATATATGCACGGTTCGATGCACAGTTTCCCAGGGATGAtgggaagcatcgattgcatgcactgggagtggagaAATTGCCCGGTGACGTGGAAAGGTCAGTTcactactggattcaaaagcaaacatccctCGATGATCCTGGAAGTCGTTGCTGACTACCAtttgcggatctggcatgcgtatttcggtgtcgcaggttcgaacaacgacatcaacgttctgtAGTCATCGTCTCTCTTCAGTAAGGAGTGCCGaggggagggtccagaaatcagatTCGTGGCCAACGGCACGCAGTACCACAGgagatactatttggcagatgagatataccctCATTGTCCCGTATTTGTCAAGACAATCGGGCAGTCGATTGGTCTGAAGAAAGCCTATTTTGAAAgaaaacaagagggtgctaggaaggatgttgagcgagcttttggtgtgctccaagcgcgatgggtcattatacggtgcccgacacgagtttggcacgaagatgatatCGCGAATATCATGTATGCGTATATCAtgttgcacaatatgataatagaagatgaagggtTTGCTGCAGAGCGTtgggcaccggaagatggtgctagttcaagtcacggtgttgcctccgcgccgatacagatgggtgtaccacgtagtaatgaatacttGCTCCAACATTTCACTAATATGCGCAGGGACACAACACATACTCACTCCAGGCTGATTTGATTGAAGAGGTCAGAACACGTAGGGGAGGGGGCACAACGTGAAGAAATTGTGTGATGTCGATAATTTCGTTGTAGAATTCTCCCCTTCATGTAATACAACAGAattttagttttcaatttttatttattaaattagcagttttttctaattattttcagtccgataattttaattctaattgaattaaaatatacaatcaattgataaaataatgtgatttgtggctTGAGAGTGTCCACTATTGTTGTGGACAAATTTTTTTTGGTTGTGGAAAAAAAAGTGGCTTGTCCACCAAAGTGTCcacattgtggacactctaatagCCTTTCTAAAAGTCCTTTAATTTAGTTCATTTtagtttaattcattttttttatcaaatattaaaaaaatgaagagtagaaattaaaaaaaattaaaaaattaaaaaatgaaaaatcaaaacGGCTCGGCAGTCTGCGCGCAATAGGCATCGTCCTGCTCTCGGGCATGCCCGTGCTCTCTGTCTCGGGACGGCTCGGCAGTTGCAATAAAGCCATTCCCGACCACCGTCCCGCAAGGCGGTGGGAACGGCCTTATGGCTAGTGCTCTAATATTTTTAGGATTCGTCGAACTTTCTATCtcaattttttgcatttttcaaaatatatagAATTCAATTTATATTCCTTCTTATATTTCTAAGTAAATGTAATCTTGCTCACATATTTCGTTTTACTGGTATTAACATCCATGAACATGCATAGCATGGgacataaaattttcatataatgaaTACTAATATCAATGAAactatagaaaataagaattcaaaACAATAGAAAGATTTACAAAACAAAAGTGTAAATCATGTCCCActctaaattaataatttattccttcctaataaatgaaaatatttcaaattcaataaacaattttatacaattttaatttatgatataagtggagtaaaataaatgacaaagaaaagatgtgtgactaatgataAAGAGGGTGAGTTAGTTAGAATACAAtacacaaataaagaaaatatgtgtgagttgAGATCGAAGATAAAAAACCagattattatataaatataataattatatagttTAATTGTGTATTATCATTTAAAAGTATATACAaagtacataaatttaaagCCTAAATTAGAACCTAGCTTTAaagtataataataattatatagttTAACATAAAatctatttaattaaaaagaacattaattatatactacttCTATAAGACCTATGCTACATTAAAAGCCCAAAATTAGAGCCCAATTTGTATACACTAACTACTCTGAAACCCTAAATCAAAATGATGCGCCTCCTTTCTCTCCATCCCTCAACGGTATCCAACTCCTTCCGCCATGTCATGCGCTGCTGCCCGCTCGCATGCCTCTCTCCGCTTGCCTCGACGGCACACTTCATCGACACGCCTTGCCTCGCCGTCCACCGCCCTGATTCGCCGCCCACTTGCTTTCTCCACACCCGCTACACTTCATAACTCGCCCAGTCGTCGTTCCCCGCCGTCCTCAGCCTTGCCGCCTTCGTCACCCGTCGTGCCGCTGCCCAGCCGCCCTCACACGCCAGCCTAGGCTGTGGTGAGCTCTGGCGACTCCCTCGGCAAGCAGCCGCCCTCTCCttttctcatctctctttccGTTGCCGTTGCCCACCGCCGCCCGCCTCGCCCGTTTTTCTCCTTCCATTCCCTTTCTTCTTCTCGTTTTTTTCTCACGTCTCTCTCACGGTTTCACGCCACCGCCGCTGTTGACGTCACTGTCGCCACTGCATTCAGCAGCTAGACTCACCGCCGTCAACCGTGTCGTCTCCATTCACGCCATAGCGTCGCCCGAGTGAGTTATTTAtgtgtaattttatttcatgttttcaaGGGTTATAATTTAAAACTTATGTTTTGGTCATTTGGTGTTCTAAAGATTTTACCTTTGTCCCTCACTGGACAGTAGCATCGTTGCTGCTTCCTCTTCATCTCCGGCATCTCTCTCGCCGTCTCACCCGCCAGAGCCGTCGCCGGATTCCAAGCAGAACCTCACCTACTATACTGCAATCACAAAATCAGTCCACAAAATCCAGATTCTAGTGCAACTATTTAAAAGTGTTTTAAATCTTCTTCAAGAAGTTTAATTTTGATTGGACCATTTGTCCAATTATTTTTGACATGGCTCTAGAGTCTAGATAGTATTGTcataagagcatcagcagtgcaGAATTCCCTGCGGAATTAccaaaacaccttctgccatgtcatacggacttctcactgcactgccatgtcataaggacttcccactgcataGTGGTGGACATCCtcaaggacttcccacaatttaaaaaaatgtaatagaatAAACAAGAATTCCACGCGGACGCCCGTGGGAGTCaatgcaatggcggacgtctgcaCGCCCGTTgcgacggaattccgcgtaacgccgcgaaactgcggtgtcctcggcggaatCCCATATCCGTTTCATAcgatgcacaatggcggacgtccgccgcggaattccggcacgccggtcggaattcCGCTGGGACGGAcgccattgctaatgctctaaggcCATCCGCATAATATCTTaataccgtctcttaaccgtctcatcccttcactattcatgggctccaTTGCACTTTTTACCCAATCTCTTAATTAAGAACTTTTTAAccaatctcttaactaagagacttCATCACTCCATCTCTTAGCCATCttatcccttaactattcattcaatttcattttttatttccaacaaattccattaataaaaacacacttcattaaataaaagaaaattacaatttaaaatcttaaaaaaataaaaaaaactcataattaaaatcttaaaaataaaattaaaaagacataatttaaaatactagaaattaaaaattacacacttaaattttaaaattgtacaTGCCCCTcgccgccggagtttccgtcaccggatatttttgcagaaattggagaggaaagagatgTGATATGATAGTGTTTGTGAGAGTGTAGTGTTTGcgtgtggaaaaaatggtggGATGATTGagttatttatagatgaatgtggggaaaaaagaaaaaaactttgcaaaaaaaaaacagtaaaaAAAACGGCCAAAAAAatggtcaatttttttttatttttttttattttccagatttaaaaaaataataattaaaaataacctAAAATAGTCGCCCACTCGCAGaaccggcgagtgggcgtcacgccccAACCGCTGCTCGCCACGTGGCCGACGCgtgtggcgagacagcccgccaACCACCACCCCTCCCCCCGGGCTACGAGACGCAACGAAGCACCCGCATCGGTGTCTCGATGCGGATTCGTCTAGCCGGGACGAGACCGAGCCCTCGTCGAGACACCGATGTGGATGCTATAAACTACTCACAAAAAATGGCAACATTCgtgaaagaaaaaaattaattacacaGTCAGCTTCTATTTTCTCTCCAAAAAGGATGTTATGGTAATTTCAACCTACTGCCACTTTCAAGTAGTATAGATTTGACTAGTTTTTTTAAGGgataatagtcatttaaatcataaGGTTTGATTAAATTCTGGTTTGTTACGTGAATTTTGAAATTGGAATATTTTATTacgaagtttcaatttttctcaattttctaATTCATGCACAAGATGTCATCTTTTAACAATATTCAAATCGACGTGCTTCattaaaaaagtatttttttccttttatattcctttattttctttttttatcttcttattttattaaaatattatcattttaatatCACCAAAAGACGTTGATTTATGCACATGAATAAGGCTGAGAAAAGTAAAAACTCtgtgatttaatattttaattttaaagttcatagattaaaatttaaccaaatttcatttaaatatcCTTTTTCTAACATGGCCATTTGGAGTGGACCTAATGCCCGGCTGTATTGGGCCGTGGGCCGAAGTTAATTGCTTTCGTTGGGCTTTCATTTGCCAtccaatttatatttatactattTGCATGCATTATGCATATATGCTTTAATGACCTAATTAATATGCAAGGGAATTGAATAATTATTGAATAAGTATAATTAGTACCAAGAGATTGTAAATTAAATCACGCATAACTATATGAGTCAAATTGTAAAATATTATACTCTTACCTACATATGCATTATGTCCCATTGAATAATACTCCGTTCGAACCAACATGATTCGCGTGGTGTCCATCACCTCCTCCCTTAAGCATAAGGTCAGAGGTTCGATCTATAATGGAGCAATCTATTTAGTTAGTCCCCTGATCGCTGGTATGAGAGTTAGTCCTCTAACTCTCAAAAGAGAGACCTTGAGAAactaaaaaagtaaataatacTACATCCCTCGTGAAACTATACGCACCATATTCCGTCATTATGACAAGGGTTATCCTCACTCCgattttactctctctcttttttcattctttgttttttctttctttattctctttttatttaatatctaATTACTATCAAATTTCATGCCAAAAAATTACTTCAAACTAACTTGGAACGAAAGAGTAAGTACTAGTATATCATTTTGACATGCCCTATGAATgagtttattttttaaatttatattctgAACACCTTTTTAACTAAATAAATGAAACACTACAACCGTGCCCAAAGATTTACTCCCTATATATTTGTTGAAAGCGAGTAAAAAACTTCgaaatatttgaaaaaataaatgtaaaacttttcaaaatagcTATCGGCATAAATATTTGAATAGGAAATAAATCTACACGAAATATAGGCCAGTTGGTGCATAATAGtagtttaattattttgagATGTTACTAATATAGTGTactcagtggcggatccagagatttcataatggggggtccaaaattaaacttcaaaaaaaattacataaattaaattataaggttcaaaatgtaaaagtcaaatgcaatcatatcataacatttgtcttctattcttcatcttctgaaacCGCTGCATAATAGTTTCATTGGTAACTTTAACAAACACATCCTTTTCGATGTAAGGAACTAAGCAATCATTCAATAGTTGGTCTCCCATGCTATTACGTAGAGAAGTCTTGATGATCTTCATTGCTGAAAAGGCTCTTTCTACTGATGCAGTGGCAACTGGTAAGATCAATGACAACTTAACTAATGAATAAACCATTGGAAAAACTTCATGTTTCCTTGTAGAAACCATCTTTTGAGCAAGACCACTGATTCCTGATATTTGTGAAGGATAAAGCAACTTCAGAAAATTCAGAAGGATAATACCGTGCAAGACGAAGCAGCTTCTCCAaatcaaatgcagaaaataaatcCCTAGGATCAGAACATGACATGCATAAAACTAAGTCTGTGTTGACTTCATCAAAACGTTAATTCAACTCTTGAGCTTGCAAGTCAATAACAGAACAAAAGAGCTCAACTCGATAATAGTGgagattcttcattttctcagGTCTACGTCTTCCTTTTTTTCGAGCTACAAACTCATCTTCCATGTCAAGCACATCCAGTTCATATTTGCTACAAAACTTAGAAACATCAGCAAGCAATACATCCCAATCTttttccctcattatttccaGACGTGATTTTGCTACCTTGACAAGATTCATCGCATTAACAATGTCTTGATCTTTCTTTTGTAGCACTTGGGAGAGTTCATGTGTGATTCCCAAGATTTGCTTCATAAGATGTAACACAAAGACAAACTcaaaactatttataatttctaGCACATCATCAGCTTCAGCCCTTATTGAATCGTCATGACCATTCTCCCCAACATACTCAAGAACATCAACAATAGAAGAATATAAATGTATCAAGTTGACAAGAGTACCGTAATGTGAACTCCAACGAGTATCTCCAGGTCGCTTCAATGACATTTCTTGATTTAGTCCTCTTCCTGTGCTTATTTCATCACTTGCAATCTCTTTAATAATATTCTCTCTCTGTTTCTCCCGAAGTATATCTCTGCGCTTACAAGAACCTCCAACAGTATTACACAAATGAGAGATAGAATTATAAAAAGATCCgataattttatgtttttagcaACAGCAACAATCGTGAGCTGAAGCTGATGAGCAAAGCAATGTACATAATAAGCACTGGAATTACTCTTGAGTATCAAACTCTTCAACCCATTGAATTCTCCTATCATGTTGCTTGCGCCATCATATCCTTGACCTCTCAAACTAGATATACTTAAATCATAAGTAGATAACAAATAATCAAGTGCTTTCTCAAGTGAGGTTGCAGTTGTATCACTAACATGAACAACACCAAGAAAACGTTCTATAACACATCCATTCTTGTCCATATATCGCACCACAACACCCATTTGCTCTTTGACAGATACATCTCGACACTCATCAACTAATATGGAGAAAAATTCACTTCTCATATCATGTACAATAGCTTTCGTTGTCTCAACAGCAAATGCATTTATAATATCTCTCTGAATATCTTGTGATGTAAGTTTGAGATTGTCTGGAGCATTTTTTAGCACAACACTAGCTATCTCTTCATTGCAAGAAGAAATAACTTTCAAGAACTCAAGAAAATTACCTTGATTTAATGATTCTTCTGACTCATCATGACCGAGGAAAGACAATCCTTGCATTATAAGATAACGAAGAGAAATAATCGTTGCATTTAATCGCAGGCGGTAGTCAAGCTTAGACTGTGTTGACTTTTTTGCCAAAGAGACCTCAATGTGTTGGGCTTGATTCATCAAATCCTCACATGCTAATCT contains:
- the LOC121811389 gene encoding mitogen-activated protein kinase kinase kinase 1-like, producing MHRLPKIFANNSSERRRSDSDSVSGDSSSSSRRAASSKPRLERRNARKNIKYDYSLSSASAPPSSSSSSYYTASDESLRTRSLDLYGGRQSFRVQGIDGEIEIMCKNLGFSAIDDFSISPEDYEVMKVRSSSAPVGFSLAIEEVSDGAVEVVGLLNRGIGGSENLIRCSGPSGEVISKNSEGIRECRNRGNVIGITMVDDVRVSDGISNDDLGGRSNELRGSGIKGVRPPFLGLLAPPPFMSLPVVDQECSTWDIFRNFGPDSGQLQALDEQGGQDRIEDEDHEDQRRRMAREENFVLSASCSFTTSSNDDDCSSTTTDPVSSVSPNGRCRRAISNWQKGDLLGRGSFGSVYEGIADDGFFFAIKEVSLLDQGGEGRQRVAQLEQEIALLRKFEHENIVQYYGTEKDDSHLYIFLELVTKGSLLSLYQKYTLRDSVVSSYTRQILHGLKYLHDQGVVHRDIKCANILVDTNGLVKLADFGLAKATKLNDVKSCKGTVFWMAPEVVRSQGYGLAADIWSLGCTVLEMLTRCFPYGDMECISAMFRIGKGERPPIPSSLSRDARDFLLKCLKADPSVRSTAAELLNHPFVRRPLQVSLGLD